TAGAAGAAGCTAAGTTAACTGATGACCATAGATACAGTTATAAAGTTATGAGTAACTTAACGTCACCTCTTTGCAGGTAAACATGCCTAGCGTACAGGGAAACATTAATTTGCTAGCGTAGAGGTAACATTAATTTGCTAGCGTACAAATTAATGAAGaacatgtttgtagtttatctaaaTTGGATGAAAAAATGAAGAACTTTGTTGGGGAGGGTGATTTAGAGCATATTTAAAAATCTTTTGAGGAGAAAGTTGGACATCTTACTTGGAATGCAATAATGGATAGGTCCACCTGAGGTAAGTTCAATTTGTGTATTTAtttgtatatctatatatctatattatggCATCTGAAATCAGCAATGTATGATAGGTCTGATAGGTCAGAGATTGTATGGTATGTTATGAGAAGTGGTATGTGATTAATGAATATTGGACTTCCGCAATATAGGTCTCGGACTGTTTATGAAGATATGACTCCTGAAATTATGAGGGATTTCTTTTGGGTTGATGAATTTAGGTCGAAATGGGATGATATGCTCTGAGAATCCGAAATGCTAAATGGGTTAATTAGATTAGTTTTGTTGTTTCTTTGAGTTCACTAATGATGACGTGGATGGAAATATCGTTATGGTTACTGTAAAACGGATGCATTAAATGCTCTATCGTCACTTTCATCTTAGTTGGATAAGTTCTCAATCGTGTTTGTATAGAATGCTCAAGATTTAATTTGCTTTTGACAGGGTGTGCAATACCCCTCTGTGTCACGCCGCGCTAAATCAATACGTGTTGACTTGTACTCTTCTAGCTGGTCGATTCGTGCAGGTAATATTCAACTTAGGTGATCTTTTATTCAACCATTATACTAAAATTGTTGCATTTAACTAACAAAAATCACATAATCAGTTATAAAACACAAATGCAAAAGAACGACTTATCCATTTATTAACATAGTCTAATTTTCATGTGATTAGTTATAACCAATTGAATCAAGAAAATGAGAAGGGCAACCGAGTGCATGTGAAGTGTTTTTATTTCATCACGAGGAAATGGGTATTCCATGGGAACTTGCAAACCTTCGTGTTCGTCAAGGCATGTGGGGAGCAGTAAAGAAAATAGGCCCTGGTCTTCGTTGGTATAAAGAAATGTGGGCATCAGGAGCACCTTTTACTCATTGTGATTACATGGCTCATATCAACAAAAAATTAAGTACCGAACTAATTATAATACTTGGGGAACAGATCAAACGATTCACTGGAGATTGAAACTTGTGAACAATTAGTTGATGACGGGAAACCTTTGGGGAAGAATTTTCCGAAGAATTTGGTGGTATGAGGAGCGATTGCGCTTGCTTGCTCCATCGACTAAGAGCTTTTGACAAAAGATGTTATATTTGGAGTTGCAAGAAGATTTGCTAAAACTGGAAGGAGGTTGTGAATGGTTTGGTAGTGTGCTTATTATAATCTTCTCACTTCAAATATAGTTATAATTTTGATTTCATTTATATTTTGTGAAATTCATGTTGTAGCTTATGATCAAGATGAGAGTATAATATTGTCCATGTATGTTTACTTTCAAATATTGTTTTCATGCTCCTGAAATAACAGAAAGCTTCCATTTTCTTGATTTAGTTGCAATCTTTTTCATATTTGTTTGATGATCTATACAACACGATAATTTGATACTTAATTTCTCTCTTAAAAAAGCATCGCGAATTCGCGAATCTTaagctagtatatatatatatatatatatatatatatatatatatatatatatatatatatatatatatatatatatatatatatatatatatatatgagaaaaaatctgtcttcttctttttcaCTCCTCATCATAACATAATACTCCGTATGACTTTTTGTCGATAAATGAGTTCTAGCAGTATTGACTTTTGACCAAATTCAGTCAAAGTTCGTACTTCATTAACCCGAGTATGTTTCTATTGCGTTAGTTTGTTTGATTATTCACCGATACTCGCTCTGTCCCAGTCTTTCATCTTACACCCATATATTAAGCCAACATCTTCCATTGGTTTTATCATTCTGGTTCCTAATATGTTCCACAGGATTAGTCTCTAAATATTGATAGTATTATGGTAACAATTATCATTTATCACATTCAATATGAGGATTTTGTGATTAGTTAAGGGGCGAAAATCAAAATTAATGAAAAGGCATTGATAGTCTCATTTAGTAGTATATATCAAAACATTCTCAACAAGCGATTATTGTTGTTAACTCAACTTGACATGGTTCACTGACCAACATATATGCGACTATATAAAGCGCATTTATTACAAGCGGATTCATCACACATTGCTCACACCCATAAAGCTCCGGCATTTTTAAGCATTGGTTGTAAAGACCGTTGAAGATGCAAGCTAATAATCTCGTTAGCTCCACCAACAAACTTACCTCCTATGAACACAGCCGGGACTATAGGATTTCGTCCAAGCCTTAAAAGTGCTTGTTCGATTTCCTTACCTTTTGAGATCTCATCTAGCTCATAGACGGCCGGATTTACTCCAAATTCTAAAAGTAGTGATTTAATCGTGTGAGACATTGAACACGAACTTCTACTGAATATCACGACTGGTCTCTCGGACACCATTCTTGTCACCATATCCATTTTTAACAGTAAATGTAGTTTGTTTTAATGTTTTTTAGAAAATGGTGTGTGTAAATATAAAACTATTGGTTTTGATATGTAATTGAACAATTCTTATGTCCATTTATATAGGGCTCAGGGAATATCTTTTTTTTAGTGGATTTGTAAAGAATAAGGATATGAAAATGAAGTTATGTGGAGAACTATGTTCTTGATAGCACCATTTGTCTCTTATCATTATCAACTATGTTCACGTGAAGAtgataatatgaaatttgattataTTCTATTTATCTATTCCAATTCGTTATAAGTTGGTAATAAAGCATTTCACGGGTTCATCATCATAAATGTCGTCGAATAAGAATTAAGACGTACACTAATTTAATCAGAATTAGATACGAACTCATGTTTGTTGTGGTGAGCCATTTTAAGTAAAAGTAGAGCATTAGTGTCATCGTTATGTCAAATTAGTACGGTTTATAATTTTATAATGTTCGTTTCATTGTTACACAACACGTACTAGGTACTACTCACATCGTTTTCGAATAAAGATAGCTAAGCTTACGTCTCCTAAACTTTGATGTCTTTAAATTTTAAACATGTACGTAGCTTTTAATCGTCTGTAATGGAATTTAATATGCCAATTTACTAGATGGAGATATATATGTATCGATACTGAAGATGTCACGTCATATGAATTTAAAACGATATAGAACAGAACATCCTGTATATGTTCTTACAAGGTTGTGTTCCTGATCGACCAGATATAGAGATTTAGCATTGCTGTTTTAGTTTCAATTAGTCTGACTTTTTTGATAACAGATGCAGGATTAAAAGATGCATAAGGTGATGTCACTGAACATTAAAAGGACGATAACTTTGTATAAATGAATTAGATGTTACATATATAGGTGGGGTGGTCCTTTTGGGGCATGTGAAGAATCGAAAAGaagagtgaatttttttttttttttgtgcatttTCTAAAGCGGTTTTGATGTGACACTATTTCATTCCCTCTTATCTATCACGATTCCAGGTGATGTTAAGAAATCGCGTAAGATCAACGTTGGTTTTCCACATCATTTGTCCTTTTGCATCTTATTCCAACTTACGTGtgacgtattattattttttttaacagcgattgggatcacccgagagggactaaaccacccgttgcgatcatctcccgtttcgactatgccgatgcagctatAATAACCCCGCCCCAATCGCTTcccaagtaaaacccccctcccctttaccccccaaacgatatgggaaaggtgtcatgggtggatacttcatggcagagatgaaattgtgtttctaatatgtagccaacgggggtcgaactcctgacctctcctaaaggaggcaggccaccaaccgttGAACCACATCACAACTTCCGTGTGACGTATTATTGATACCCCGTATTTGTTATTATCGAGTATATTATGGACCCAAAATATCTATTTTCTGTACATTCACCATAAGTTACGAATATGATTTTAAGCGCGTGAACAACCACTGTTCCAACATGTCAAAAATTTTAATTAGGCCTCGGAAATGTACGTGATTGGCGCTATAGCGTTTCTAAATGATCAATCGTACAATCCTAAAAATCCATGTAGTCTTATCCTTACCCCCATTTCAGGAATCAAATAAGATTTTTTGGAAAAATGGGTTGAAATGTCAAGTTATACATCGATAAGGTTTTTGGCATCAGATTCAATATATGTGGTCACAGTGAATCTACTTAAGTTCCTAGTGTGGCGAATGTCAAATAGACACGTTAACAAAACAGATTGTGCGCTTGTACATTGTGCAGCGTAACTATTAAAAATGAAATGCTCGTATCGAAAATTAAACATATAATATAAATCTTAGGAGTAATTTGAAAGATACATTCACTGCAGATTGGTTGCAGAGGATCCAACATCAATAGTGCGACAATTACTGACAAAACTGTAATGAAACATTTAGTTTGGTTAATGAAATTACACAAGTATTATCTTCAATGTTTAAGTATTCATGAAAAATGTGAAATATGTGTTTTGGAATCAGTAAAAAATGTGTGTATATTTTATTTGGTAGTATAGGAAAAATGAAATTCTTAATTTGGTAACAAGATAATTtcgtctaatttttttttttttttttttttgctaaaatatCGATAACATTAATGTGAGAAGAAAAGGGAAAGTACTTAAGTGTGATTTGGTATGGAGTTGGAAAGGATTTGGCTTGATTTGGTCAATATGAGTTAACTGCCATTAGTTAGAGGACTAACGGTGTGAAGGATTTAGGACCTGTGGTGTAGCAAatctaaccttttttttttttttttttttttaacaaatctaacctaAACCTAACTATTACAAAAGATTACAACACACATAATTTTACATATCTAACATCAACCATACACCTGTTACACCAAAGAAGAATCATATAAGTAAGGCCTCGTTTGCTCGCAGAATCCAATGAGATTTTGACGAATTTAGAATTAAATTTAGACATGCGTCATGTTTAAATTCAATTTCAATTTCGCCAGAATCCCATTGGATTCCGTGAGCCAAATGGGGCCTGAGAGTTAGCTGCAAGTGTTTATCTTTTGTGTGGTCTTCTAAGATAATTATGTTAGATAATATGTTAGGTCCAAGTCCAATATGTATCATGAGCTTAGGGTCCATTATGGTTATGATGGTTAGGGTTCTATGTACTTTATAAATAGTGTCCAATGTTATCAATAATATTCACGAGTTTCATTCTTCAACATGGTATCAGAGGGGTCTGATCCCGAGACCCAGTCGGCCAACTCGTGCCGCCTCTAAACCACCCCGTCAACAATCACCACCTTCCTTCTATGTTTGTTCAGTTAATAATCATCCTTCCCGCAGACTCACTTTTCTTTGAACCTTAACGTTGTTTTCGTAATTGTAGATcgtagtttaattttttttttttttttcctaaaaaaaatacaACCAAGAGCCTCGCTTGTTCTTCTACAACTTTTGAGTTTTGACCAATAGTTTACCAAGTTTTGCCATGATCTCAACCACCGCCACCGAAAGTCTTATACAGCCGCTATTCATATTTCATCACCATCTCtcactttttctttttctttttttttgttctGAAAAAAATGCAAATTCAGCAATCCCGAAACTTTTCTACTTCGTAACTTATTCAAGCTGAGTTattgtaaaaaaataatattaaataataataacaataaactcGGTCTCTCTGCCCTCTGGTTACGGTCCGGTTTCCTCCTCTGACTGCGTGTGTGCTAACCACTAACCGTGAAGCTAacgtgccgttcaaaaaaaaaaaaaaaaaaaaaaaaaaaaaaaaaaaactcactttGTTAGCCTTCCAAGTTTTCGTTGATTCTTCCTAATCAATTCAATgttctattattaatatttattttaattttattttattttatttccttttctttattttgtttccttcttttttcgtaatcaatttaatttcataatcaaattaatttattttgtttccttttcTTTATCCCACATTCATATTTTCTATTT
The window above is part of the Rutidosis leptorrhynchoides isolate AG116_Rl617_1_P2 chromosome 1, CSIRO_AGI_Rlap_v1, whole genome shotgun sequence genome. Proteins encoded here:
- the LOC139860456 gene encoding monothiol glutaredoxin-S2-like → MDMVTRMVSERPVVIFSRSSCSMSHTIKSLLLEFGVNPAVYELDEISKGKEIEQALLRLGRNPIVPAVFIGGKFVGGANEIISLHLQRSLQPMLKNAGALWV